The following are from one region of the Catenulispora sp. EB89 genome:
- a CDS encoding SDR family NAD(P)-dependent oxidoreductase: MNTTTNQTDTKQPETAAGRAAGGTWSGNPVAVISGASQGLGLALARGLAERGWSLVIDARTADRLAAVRTELAELTTVVALPGDVTDDAHRADLAEAASELGGASLLVNNASSLGGSPMPALAAFPVEALAETFAVNVVAPLALAQLLLPQLRQHGGEVLNISSDAAVEPYEGWGGYGASKAALDHASAILGLEEPQVRVWAVDPGDLRTQMHQDAFPGEDISDLPLPETVVPAFLRLIDERRPSGRYQASDLLPRGGVAGVAGVAEASGASAASSVEVA, encoded by the coding sequence ATGAACACGACGACAAACCAGACCGATACGAAGCAGCCCGAAACGGCGGCCGGCCGAGCGGCGGGCGGCACGTGGAGCGGCAATCCGGTGGCGGTGATCAGCGGCGCCTCGCAGGGCCTGGGCCTGGCGCTGGCCCGCGGCCTGGCCGAGCGCGGCTGGTCGCTGGTGATCGACGCCCGCACCGCCGACCGGCTGGCCGCCGTGCGCACCGAGCTGGCCGAGCTGACCACGGTCGTCGCGCTGCCCGGCGATGTCACCGACGACGCCCACCGCGCCGACCTCGCCGAGGCGGCCTCCGAGCTGGGCGGCGCGAGCCTGCTGGTGAACAACGCCTCCAGCCTCGGCGGCTCGCCGATGCCGGCGCTCGCGGCGTTCCCGGTGGAGGCGCTGGCCGAGACGTTCGCGGTGAACGTGGTGGCGCCGCTGGCGCTGGCGCAGCTGCTGCTGCCGCAGCTGCGGCAGCACGGCGGGGAGGTGCTCAACATCTCCTCCGACGCCGCCGTCGAGCCGTACGAGGGCTGGGGCGGGTACGGGGCGTCCAAGGCGGCGCTGGACCACGCCTCGGCGATCCTGGGGCTGGAGGAGCCGCAGGTGCGGGTGTGGGCGGTGGATCCGGGCGATCTGCGGACGCAGATGCACCAGGACGCGTTTCCCGGCGAGGACATCAGCGATCTGCCGCTGCCGGAGACCGTGGTGCCGGCTTTCCTGCGGCTGATCGATGAGCGGCGGCCTTCGGGGCGGTATCAGGCTTCTGATCTGCTGCCGCGAGGCGGCGTGGCCGGGGTGGCCGGGGTGGCTGAGGCCTCCGGAGCTTCTGCGGCGTCCAGTGTGGAGGTGGCCTGA
- a CDS encoding S-adenosylmethionine:tRNA ribosyltransferase-isomerase, which produces MGILLHEPTVANGSAASRPGPLPAGPLGPGFRVSSDLLARKPAEARGLDRDGVRLLVARGRGAADPEIAHYVFSDLPEVLEPGDLLVVNNSGTLPAALDAVTLGSGTPLVLHVSTGTPQDPDAWIVELRRPLGDGSTKPFALEPGSPDPASPAEPGLRLRVTGGATVTLLRPYTSRLWVARLDLGMSVADYLSRHGRAIRYDYVDRDWPIAAYQTVFAAIPGSAEMPSAARPFSADVVARLVAKGVYIAPITLHTGVASPEAHEKPYAEWYSVPEATAELVNHVRARGGRVIAIGTTAVRALESASDEEGTVHPGQGWTELIITPERGVRAVDGLLTGFHEPEASHLLMLTAIAGPRLIRASYDAALAGRYLWHEFGDVNLLLRR; this is translated from the coding sequence ATGGGGATCCTGCTGCACGAGCCGACTGTCGCGAACGGCTCCGCCGCCTCCCGGCCCGGTCCGCTGCCGGCCGGACCGCTGGGCCCGGGCTTCCGCGTCTCCTCCGACCTGCTGGCCCGCAAGCCAGCCGAGGCCCGCGGCCTGGACCGGGACGGCGTGCGGCTGCTGGTCGCACGCGGGCGGGGCGCCGCCGACCCGGAGATCGCGCACTACGTGTTCTCGGACCTGCCGGAGGTCCTGGAGCCGGGCGACCTGCTGGTGGTGAACAACTCCGGCACGCTGCCGGCCGCACTGGACGCGGTGACGCTCGGCTCCGGCACCCCGCTGGTGCTGCACGTGTCGACCGGCACACCGCAGGACCCGGACGCGTGGATCGTCGAGCTGCGCCGGCCGCTGGGGGACGGCTCGACCAAGCCGTTCGCGCTGGAGCCGGGATCACCGGACCCGGCCAGCCCGGCCGAGCCGGGACTGCGGCTGCGCGTCACCGGTGGCGCGACGGTCACGCTGCTGCGGCCGTACACGAGCCGACTGTGGGTGGCGCGCCTCGACCTGGGAATGTCGGTCGCCGACTACCTGAGCCGGCACGGCCGCGCGATCCGCTACGACTACGTCGACCGCGACTGGCCGATCGCGGCGTACCAGACGGTGTTCGCCGCGATCCCGGGCAGCGCGGAGATGCCCAGCGCCGCCCGGCCCTTCTCCGCCGACGTGGTCGCACGCCTGGTGGCCAAGGGCGTCTACATAGCGCCGATCACACTGCACACCGGCGTCGCCTCCCCCGAGGCACACGAGAAGCCGTACGCGGAGTGGTACTCGGTCCCCGAGGCCACGGCGGAGCTGGTCAACCACGTCCGCGCCCGAGGCGGCCGCGTGATCGCGATCGGCACCACAGCCGTCCGCGCCCTGGAATCGGCGTCCGATGAGGAGGGGACGGTCCATCCCGGCCAGGGATGGACCGAGCTGATCATCACGCCGGAGCGCGGGGTGCGAGCCGTCGACGGCCTACTGACCGGCTTCCATGAACCGGAAGCATCGCATCTGCTGATGCTGACGGCGATCGCCGGGCCGCGCCTGATCCGGGCCAGCTACGACGCGGCGCTGGCGGGGCGGTATCTGTGGCATGAGTTCGGGGATGTGAACCTGCTGCTGCGGCGGTGA
- the def gene encoding peptide deformylase, producing MSHSDSGTARPITIVGNPVLHHPCAPVETFDDQLAVLVDDMFASMYAAEGVGLAANQIGVALRVFVYDCHDDDDVQHVGHIVNPVLAELPADRRQLDDSAEGCLSVPGPHHELARPDYAKVTGVNVKGEPITVEGTGYFARCLQHEFDHLEGRLYIDRLSKRQRKNVLAEMERMQAEKAEKAAQAAQAETATAPAN from the coding sequence ATGAGCCACTCCGATTCCGGCACCGCCCGGCCCATCACGATCGTCGGCAATCCGGTGCTGCACCACCCGTGTGCTCCGGTGGAGACCTTCGACGACCAGCTGGCGGTGCTCGTCGACGACATGTTCGCCTCGATGTACGCCGCCGAGGGCGTGGGACTGGCCGCCAACCAGATCGGCGTGGCGCTGCGGGTGTTCGTCTACGACTGCCATGACGACGACGACGTCCAGCACGTCGGCCACATCGTGAACCCGGTGCTGGCCGAGCTGCCGGCCGACCGGCGCCAGCTGGACGACTCCGCCGAGGGCTGCCTGTCCGTCCCCGGCCCGCACCACGAGCTCGCGCGCCCGGACTACGCGAAGGTGACCGGCGTGAACGTCAAGGGCGAGCCGATCACCGTGGAGGGCACCGGTTACTTCGCCCGCTGCCTGCAGCACGAGTTCGACCACCTGGAGGGCCGCCTCTACATCGACCGGCTCAGCAAGCGCCAGCGCAAGAACGTGCTGGCCGAGATGGAGCGGATGCAGGCGGAGAAGGCGGAGAAGGCGGCGCAGGCAGCGCAGGCCGAGACGGCGACCGCCCCCGCGAACTGA
- a CDS encoding HoxN/HupN/NixA family nickel/cobalt transporter, translating to MTATTAGGTDSTGTAQAADQAAGSRLARIRASLTPAEWGRVGGMFGFIALLHVVGWGILAVIVVPGHYKLQGGLFGFGTGLTAYTLGMRHAFDADHIAAIDNTTRKLMAEGKRPLSVGFWFSLGHSTIVVALTLLLGLGLKGLGVQLTDDKSGLHNFGGLVGTTVSGTFLYLIAIINLVVLVGILKVFRQMRRGEFDEATLEEHLNNRGLMNRFLGRAMRAVNKPWQIYPVGVLFGLGFDTVTEVGLLVLAGTSVASGLPWYAVMCLPILFAAGMSLLDTIDGSFMNFAYGWAFSKPVRKVFYNITITGLSVAVALIIGTIELLSILQDKLNLTGGFWDWVAHVDLNSIGFAIVGMFLVVWLAAVAVWKFGRIEQKWTAAMPVAEKVTDQ from the coding sequence ATGACCGCGACCACAGCAGGTGGCACCGACAGCACCGGCACCGCGCAGGCAGCGGACCAGGCGGCCGGATCCCGGCTGGCCCGGATCCGGGCCAGCCTGACCCCCGCCGAGTGGGGGCGCGTCGGGGGCATGTTCGGGTTCATCGCGCTGCTGCACGTGGTCGGCTGGGGGATCCTGGCGGTGATCGTCGTGCCCGGCCACTACAAGCTGCAGGGCGGCCTGTTCGGCTTCGGCACCGGCCTGACCGCCTACACCCTGGGCATGCGGCACGCCTTCGACGCCGACCACATCGCGGCCATCGACAACACCACCCGCAAGCTGATGGCCGAGGGCAAGCGGCCGCTGTCGGTGGGCTTCTGGTTCTCCCTCGGCCACTCCACCATCGTGGTCGCACTGACCCTGCTGCTGGGCCTGGGCCTGAAGGGCCTGGGCGTGCAGCTGACCGACGACAAGTCCGGGCTGCACAACTTCGGCGGCCTGGTCGGGACCACGGTCTCCGGCACCTTCCTGTACCTGATCGCGATCATCAACCTGGTGGTGCTGGTCGGGATCCTGAAGGTGTTCCGGCAGATGCGGCGCGGGGAGTTCGACGAGGCCACGCTCGAGGAGCACCTGAACAACCGCGGCCTGATGAACCGGTTCCTGGGCCGGGCCATGCGGGCGGTGAACAAGCCCTGGCAGATCTACCCCGTCGGCGTGCTGTTCGGCCTCGGCTTCGACACCGTGACCGAGGTCGGGCTGCTGGTCCTGGCCGGCACCTCGGTGGCCTCGGGCCTGCCCTGGTACGCGGTGATGTGCCTGCCGATCCTGTTCGCCGCCGGCATGTCGCTGCTGGACACCATCGACGGCTCGTTCATGAACTTCGCCTACGGCTGGGCCTTCTCCAAGCCGGTGCGCAAGGTGTTCTACAACATCACGATCACCGGCCTGTCGGTGGCCGTGGCGCTCATCATCGGCACCATCGAACTGCTGAGCATCCTGCAGGACAAGCTGAACCTGACCGGCGGCTTCTGGGACTGGGTGGCGCACGTCGACCTGAACAGCATCGGCTTCGCCATCGTGGGCATGTTCCTGGTGGTCTGGCTGGCGGCCGTGGCCGTGTGGAAGTTCGGCCGCATCGAGCAGAAGTGGACCGCGGCGATGCCGGTGGCCGAGAAAGTTACCGACCAGTAG
- a CDS encoding transglycosylase domain-containing protein, whose product MALRVIDYPRRGKSGLRHWLPSWRLVASTLIAFVLLVTGGAWAVYASIDVPPINESVTQQHLTVVDDKGVVLGRRGPEIRQDVPLSQVPAQVQNAFLSAEDRNFWSDGAISVTGTARALVNDLGGGSTQGGSTITQQYVKNAYLTDERTLSRKAKEAVIALKISQQQPKSQILQGYLNTVYFGRGASGVEMGARAWFNKDVDQLSVAEGAVMAALVNAPSYYELAPKDPSVMAKLQARWNYVLDGLVKMGKLSQTDRAAVQFPALAAWPRPSSQSDNQDPYLVEAAIGEAEAKTGLTREQLVTGGYTINTTFDAKMQDAAAAAVQAQITSQLNPAKRSVDNYVHTAIATVVPGDGAVRVLYGGDDYAKQAFNASWQGTLSPGSSFKTFALAAYLQNGGTVNDTFDGDSPYRVPNSQQVIPNEGGTSYGQVSVQYALNQSINSVFVELGQQIGMTKVADAARAAGIPVNASEQSLPTLPLGVVSTNPESMADAYGTFAAHGQQVDPYTVASVVQGGKTVYAHQSLAKQAFTPAVADQVTRALQGVVTNGSGGGAQLSDGRDVAGKTGTTDLPGDGAKLGSVWFVGYTPTLSTAVAVWGQTDGGALMSINGMAGKDTVGGGAVAAPLWAAYMNKAVAGTQAQSFTFTAQNNQAVPMNPVSSSPSGTPATSGATPGQTSTGLPSPPAPTSTYQPPVTPPTSTGATGGTSTTSGNAPSTSNSPGSPGTSTTQIRPTQPGGRPTTTGGPQPQTSG is encoded by the coding sequence ATGGCCCTGCGTGTGATCGACTATCCCCGCCGCGGGAAGTCCGGGCTGCGGCACTGGCTGCCGTCCTGGCGGCTGGTCGCCAGCACGCTGATCGCGTTCGTGCTGCTGGTCACCGGCGGGGCCTGGGCGGTCTACGCCTCGATCGACGTCCCGCCGATCAACGAGTCGGTGACCCAGCAGCACCTGACCGTCGTCGACGACAAGGGCGTGGTGCTCGGCCGGCGCGGCCCGGAGATCCGCCAGGACGTCCCGCTCTCGCAGGTCCCGGCCCAGGTGCAGAACGCCTTCCTGTCCGCCGAGGACCGCAACTTCTGGTCCGACGGCGCCATCTCGGTCACCGGCACGGCCCGCGCCCTGGTCAACGACCTCGGCGGCGGCTCCACCCAGGGCGGCTCGACGATCACCCAGCAGTACGTGAAGAACGCCTACCTCACCGACGAGCGTACGCTGTCGCGCAAGGCCAAGGAGGCGGTCATAGCCCTGAAGATCTCCCAGCAGCAGCCCAAGTCGCAGATCCTGCAGGGCTACCTGAACACCGTGTACTTCGGCCGCGGCGCCTCCGGCGTCGAGATGGGCGCCCGCGCCTGGTTCAACAAGGACGTGGACCAGCTCAGTGTCGCCGAGGGCGCGGTGATGGCCGCGCTGGTGAACGCTCCGTCGTACTACGAGCTGGCGCCCAAGGACCCCTCCGTCATGGCCAAGCTCCAGGCACGCTGGAACTACGTGCTCGACGGCCTGGTCAAGATGGGCAAGCTGAGCCAGACCGACCGCGCCGCCGTGCAGTTCCCGGCGCTCGCCGCCTGGCCCCGGCCCAGCAGCCAGAGCGACAACCAGGACCCGTACCTGGTCGAGGCGGCGATCGGCGAGGCCGAGGCGAAGACCGGCCTGACCCGCGAGCAGCTGGTCACCGGCGGCTACACGATCAACACCACGTTCGACGCCAAGATGCAGGACGCCGCGGCCGCCGCGGTGCAGGCGCAGATCACCAGCCAGCTCAACCCGGCCAAGCGGTCCGTGGACAACTACGTGCACACCGCGATCGCGACCGTGGTCCCCGGCGACGGCGCGGTGCGCGTCCTCTACGGCGGCGACGACTACGCCAAGCAGGCCTTCAACGCCTCCTGGCAGGGCACGCTGTCCCCGGGCTCGTCGTTCAAGACCTTCGCGCTGGCCGCGTACCTGCAGAACGGCGGCACGGTCAACGACACCTTCGACGGCGACTCGCCCTACCGCGTCCCCAACTCCCAGCAGGTGATCCCGAACGAGGGCGGCACCAGCTACGGCCAGGTCTCGGTGCAGTACGCGCTGAACCAGTCGATCAACTCGGTGTTCGTGGAGCTGGGCCAGCAGATCGGGATGACCAAGGTCGCCGACGCGGCGCGCGCCGCCGGCATCCCGGTGAACGCCTCCGAGCAGTCGCTGCCGACGCTGCCGCTGGGCGTGGTGTCCACCAACCCCGAGTCGATGGCCGACGCCTACGGCACCTTCGCCGCGCACGGCCAGCAGGTGGATCCGTACACGGTGGCCAGCGTCGTACAGGGCGGCAAGACCGTGTACGCGCACCAGAGCCTGGCCAAGCAGGCCTTCACCCCGGCCGTCGCCGACCAGGTGACCCGGGCCCTGCAGGGCGTGGTGACCAACGGCTCCGGCGGCGGCGCGCAGCTGTCCGACGGCCGCGACGTGGCCGGCAAGACCGGCACCACCGACCTGCCGGGCGACGGCGCCAAGCTGGGCTCGGTCTGGTTCGTCGGCTACACCCCGACGCTGTCGACCGCGGTCGCGGTCTGGGGCCAGACCGACGGCGGGGCGCTGATGTCGATCAACGGGATGGCCGGCAAGGACACCGTCGGCGGCGGCGCGGTGGCGGCGCCGCTGTGGGCGGCGTACATGAACAAGGCGGTCGCCGGGACGCAGGCGCAGTCGTTCACGTTCACGGCGCAGAACAACCAGGCGGTGCCGATGAACCCGGTGAGCTCCTCGCCCTCCGGGACGCCGGCGACCAGCGGCGCGACGCCGGGCCAGACCTCGACCGGGCTGCCGTCGCCGCCGGCGCCGACCAGCACCTACCAGCCGCCGGTCACGCCGCCGACGAGCACCGGGGCGACCGGCGGGACGTCGACGACGTCGGGGAACGCGCCGAGCACGTCGAACTCGCCGGGCTCCCCGGGGACGAGCACGACGCAGATCCGGCCCACGCAGCCGGGTGGGCGGCCGACGACGACCGGCGGGCCGCAGCCGCAGACGAGCGGGTGA
- a CDS encoding GAF domain-containing sensor histidine kinase yields the protein MSPQNALDTMRRLSAAVLAVSRHLATDEVLQTIVATARELIGAEYAALGVPDGAGSFAQFLVDGISDEQWAAIGPLPRQHGMLAVMLQDPAPQRLPDIRQDPRFRWWPKAHPEMDAFLGQQIRDGDEILGALFLANKAGGFTKDDEELLGILAGHAAIALRHARLYERERELAITRERNRLARELHDAVAQKLFALRLTSQAAADVLDADPARARAELEQVATLAKEAAEELRSVVVELRPAELEEDGLAVTLRKHVEVLDRVNQTAGGPRVTFEGADVKALSPAAEEVLLRVAQEALHNALRHADATKITVRLHEHCPTGAKSCDGGAALEVVDDGVGFDPAAVRRAGRSLGLVSMRDRAKSVRGRLDVTSAPGAGTTIRLEVDRGRAA from the coding sequence ATGAGCCCCCAGAACGCGCTGGACACCATGCGCCGCCTGTCGGCGGCCGTCCTCGCGGTCAGCCGCCACCTCGCCACCGACGAGGTGCTGCAGACGATCGTGGCCACCGCCCGCGAGCTGATCGGCGCCGAGTACGCCGCGCTCGGCGTGCCCGACGGCGCCGGCAGCTTCGCGCAGTTCCTCGTGGACGGCATCAGCGACGAGCAGTGGGCCGCGATCGGCCCGCTCCCCCGGCAGCACGGCATGCTCGCCGTGATGCTCCAGGACCCGGCGCCGCAGCGGCTCCCCGACATCCGCCAGGATCCGCGCTTCCGCTGGTGGCCCAAGGCGCACCCGGAGATGGACGCCTTCCTCGGCCAGCAGATCCGCGACGGCGACGAGATCCTCGGCGCGCTGTTCCTGGCCAACAAGGCCGGCGGCTTCACCAAGGACGACGAGGAACTGCTCGGCATCCTGGCCGGCCACGCCGCGATCGCCCTGCGCCACGCCCGGCTCTACGAGCGCGAACGCGAGCTGGCGATCACTCGCGAGCGCAACCGCCTGGCCCGCGAACTGCACGACGCAGTCGCCCAGAAGCTGTTCGCCCTGCGCCTGACCTCCCAGGCGGCCGCCGACGTCCTGGACGCCGACCCGGCCCGGGCCCGCGCCGAACTGGAGCAGGTCGCCACCCTGGCCAAGGAGGCCGCCGAGGAGCTGCGCTCGGTAGTGGTCGAGCTGCGGCCCGCCGAGCTGGAAGAGGACGGCCTGGCGGTGACGCTGCGCAAGCACGTCGAGGTCCTGGACCGGGTGAACCAGACCGCCGGCGGCCCCCGCGTGACCTTCGAAGGCGCCGACGTCAAAGCCCTGTCACCGGCCGCGGAGGAGGTCCTGCTGCGCGTCGCACAGGAGGCGCTGCACAACGCGCTGCGCCACGCCGACGCCACCAAGATCACCGTGCGCCTCCACGAGCACTGCCCGACCGGCGCCAAGTCCTGCGACGGCGGCGCCGCCCTGGAAGTGGTCGACGACGGCGTCGGCTTCGACCCGGCCGCGGTCCGCCGCGCCGGCCGCAGCCTGGGCCTGGTCTCAATGCGCGACCGCGCCAAATCGGTGCGCGGACGCCTGGACGTCACCTCGGCGCCCGGGGCGGGAACGACGATCCGGCTGGAGGTGGACCGTGGCCGCGCGGCCTGA
- a CDS encoding DUF4442 domain-containing protein, which translates to MTAAEQEPFDVGAFLTAAVPMVGTLALEYVETTPERAVLKFRDQPAYRNHIGGPHAGAMFTLAESASGAIVTAAFGHLMAEATPLPTTATIDFKKVARGDVTATATLGRPVDDIIAELKGGTRPEFPIHVAIQRDVDDAVTGEMTIIWTLRPNS; encoded by the coding sequence ATGACCGCAGCAGAGCAAGAGCCTTTCGACGTCGGCGCCTTCCTGACCGCCGCCGTCCCCATGGTCGGCACGCTGGCGCTGGAGTACGTCGAGACCACGCCGGAGCGCGCCGTGCTGAAGTTCCGGGACCAGCCGGCGTACCGGAACCACATCGGCGGGCCGCACGCCGGCGCGATGTTCACGCTGGCCGAATCCGCCTCCGGCGCGATCGTCACCGCCGCGTTCGGCCACCTCATGGCTGAAGCCACCCCCCTGCCCACCACCGCCACCATCGATTTCAAGAAGGTCGCCCGAGGCGACGTCACGGCCACAGCAACACTCGGGCGCCCCGTGGACGACATCATCGCCGAGCTCAAGGGCGGCACGCGCCCCGAGTTCCCGATCCATGTCGCCATCCAGCGCGACGTCGACGACGCCGTGACTGGCGAGATGACCATCATCTGGACCCTGCGGCCCAACAGCTGA
- a CDS encoding metal-sensitive transcriptional regulator: MHGYTDRKDDYNKRLRRIEGQVRGLQRMVEEDKYCIDILTQISAVTKALQSVALGLLEEHVAHCVADALATGGPEADAKVKEANEAIARLVRS, translated from the coding sequence ATGCACGGCTACACCGACCGCAAGGACGACTACAACAAGCGGCTGCGCCGCATCGAGGGACAGGTGCGGGGCCTGCAGCGGATGGTCGAGGAGGACAAGTACTGCATAGACATCCTCACGCAGATCTCCGCGGTCACCAAGGCCCTGCAGTCGGTGGCCCTGGGGCTGCTGGAGGAGCACGTGGCGCACTGCGTGGCCGACGCCCTGGCGACCGGCGGCCCGGAGGCGGACGCGAAGGTCAAGGAGGCCAACGAGGCCATCGCGAGGCTAGTGCGGTCCTGA
- a CDS encoding SIMPL domain-containing protein — MTDQTAQTAQPDQTDQTAREAQNAQVAQTAGNPIVVSVRGEANLEADPELCEFTVTVTARDKDRRAALEQLTKRNKELLDQIKADYGDALEKLETGRFSVYPEWRKRTDKMGPYQGSVRIRLVVKDFTVLGEMVTRIADGEGRAIDGPYWTLRRDSEVYRKARTEAVGEAVRRAREYADALGSHLTALLELADTGLSTGGAPAPQGRAMYAMATRGGGMVDDGPPALDLEPTRQNVYAAVEARFSATQPGEL; from the coding sequence ATGACGGACCAGACCGCTCAGACCGCCCAGCCCGATCAGACGGATCAGACCGCTAGGGAAGCTCAGAACGCTCAGGTCGCCCAGACCGCCGGCAACCCCATCGTCGTCAGCGTCCGCGGCGAGGCCAACCTCGAAGCGGACCCGGAACTGTGCGAGTTCACGGTCACGGTCACGGCCCGCGACAAGGACCGCCGCGCCGCCCTGGAGCAGCTGACCAAGCGCAACAAGGAACTCCTGGACCAGATCAAGGCCGACTACGGCGACGCGCTGGAGAAGCTGGAGACCGGCCGCTTCTCGGTGTACCCGGAATGGCGCAAGCGCACGGACAAGATGGGCCCGTATCAGGGCTCGGTCCGCATCCGGCTCGTGGTGAAGGACTTCACAGTCCTCGGCGAGATGGTCACCCGCATCGCCGACGGCGAAGGCCGCGCGATCGACGGCCCCTACTGGACCCTCCGCCGCGACTCGGAGGTCTACCGCAAAGCCCGCACCGAGGCCGTCGGCGAGGCGGTCCGCAGAGCACGCGAGTACGCGGACGCACTCGGCTCCCACCTCACGGCCCTCCTCGAACTGGCCGACACCGGCCTGTCGACCGGCGGCGCCCCAGCCCCCCAAGGCCGCGCGATGTACGCGATGGCGACGCGCGGCGGCGGCATGGTCGACGACGGCCCGCCCGCGCTGGACCTGGAACCGACGCGGCAGAACGTCTACGCGGCTGTGGAGGCTCGGTTCTCGGCCACGCAGCCTGGGGAGTTGTAG
- a CDS encoding TetR/AcrR family transcriptional regulator, with protein MDPDTLPAPLPRGNHGLSREDVSAAQRGRLLNGMLEVVAESGYAAATVGAVLSRAHISRQTFYEHFTDKQDCFLAAFDRSADNFARLIEQSLGSPGDPALVRLDRIMEAYLGALAGNPTNARVFMIEIYAAGYPAVTRRLARAEAFAMNLAQAVTIGRRWRGGLDPLFVARSVTGAVGGLVTERINAGEVAALPELRPQIVALVGALLEGDDG; from the coding sequence GTGGACCCCGACACACTGCCCGCTCCCCTGCCCCGCGGCAACCACGGCCTGAGCCGCGAGGACGTCAGCGCGGCACAACGCGGGCGGCTGCTGAACGGGATGCTGGAGGTCGTGGCGGAGAGCGGCTACGCCGCGGCCACGGTCGGGGCGGTGCTGTCGCGGGCGCACATCTCGCGCCAGACGTTCTACGAGCACTTCACCGACAAGCAGGACTGCTTCCTGGCGGCGTTCGACCGCTCGGCGGACAACTTCGCCCGCCTGATCGAGCAGTCCCTGGGCTCCCCCGGCGACCCGGCCCTGGTCCGCCTGGACCGGATCATGGAGGCCTACCTGGGCGCCCTGGCCGGGAACCCGACGAACGCCCGCGTGTTCATGATCGAGATCTACGCCGCCGGCTACCCCGCCGTCACCCGCCGCCTGGCCCGCGCCGAGGCCTTCGCGATGAACCTGGCGCAGGCCGTCACGATCGGCCGTCGCTGGCGCGGCGGCCTGGACCCACTGTTCGTGGCACGGTCGGTGACCGGGGCGGTGGGCGGGCTGGTGACGGAGCGGATCAATGCCGGGGAGGTCGCGGCGCTGCCGGAGCTGCGGCCGCAGATTGTGGCTTTGGTGGGGGCTTTGTTGGAGGGGGATGACGGGTGA
- a CDS encoding PaaI family thioesterase: MVTLDIDTARMVLAAQPFSVLLGARVEVFEKGRAVLAVPIRENLKQQNGFVHGGVLAYAADNAITFAAGTTLGPDVLTSGVTISYVRPASGVTLQAEAEVTYTGRRQAVCRCDLYGVAEDGARVLSAVAQGSVLCVS; encoded by the coding sequence ATGGTCACCCTCGACATCGATACGGCGCGCATGGTCCTTGCCGCGCAGCCGTTCAGCGTCCTTCTCGGGGCGCGCGTGGAGGTCTTCGAGAAGGGGCGTGCGGTTTTGGCCGTCCCCATCCGCGAGAACCTCAAGCAGCAGAACGGGTTCGTCCACGGCGGCGTGCTCGCCTACGCGGCGGACAACGCCATCACCTTCGCCGCCGGCACGACGCTCGGCCCGGACGTGCTCACCAGCGGCGTCACGATCAGCTACGTGCGGCCGGCGTCCGGGGTGACGCTGCAGGCCGAAGCCGAGGTCACCTACACCGGACGCCGCCAGGCCGTGTGCCGGTGCGACCTGTACGGCGTGGCGGAGGACGGCGCACGGGTGCTCAGCGCGGTGGCCCAGGGGTCGGTGCTCTGCGTGTCGTGA